A genome region from Populus alba chromosome 5, ASM523922v2, whole genome shotgun sequence includes the following:
- the LOC118051367 gene encoding uncharacterized protein, with amino-acid sequence MFLVKSINKFNNMIPACFSNPSTLSSASQVSQNLITCIYQTQLGNSPTYLTLAWSKTLFSHSLTIYAADSFSITISLYPSAFSLFRNKPGSKSIYLTRHHYKKIKLYWDFTRAEFTHNSAEPESRFYIAISCNARLEFLLGDLCPELTRRSGLVIARQLGEPALLSRREHVFGLRSYVSRANFLGSKHEIEIECGGGVLVVKVDGEISLVIKKLAWKFRGNERIHVGGLEVEFFWDVFNWVNNNNCNNYDSLGSAPRGHGVFIFQVGDGGVWPEMVGPEKRLIRKSMSMAGPTSTPRPVSLSSPSPSCSSVLQWAEESGDCRRSSCSSSTTRSCGSNSGGFSLLLYAWRKD; translated from the coding sequence ATGTTTTTggtgaaaagcataaacaagttCAACAACATGATCCCAGCATGTTTCAGCAATCCCAGCACGCTCTCAAGTGCCTCTCAAGTGTCTCAAAATCTCATAACATGTATCTACCAGACTCAGCTCGGCAACTCACCAACCTATCTCACACTCGCTTGGTCAAAAACCCTCTTCTCCCACTCCCTAACCATCTACGCAGCTGATTCTTTCTCCATCACCATCTCTTTGTACCCATCAGCCTTTTCTCTCTTTCGAAACAAACCAGGCTCCAAATCCATCTACTTGACCCGCCACCATTATAAGAAAATCAAGCTCTACTGGGACTTCACTAGAGCTGAATTCACTCACAACTCGGCGGAGCCGGAATCTCGCTTCTACATTGCCATTTCTTGCAATGCAAGATTGGAGTTCTTGCTAGGTGATCTGTGCCCTGAGTTGACTAGGAGGTCCGGGCTGGTCATAGCTCGCCAACTGGGTGAACCGGCTCTGTTGTCTCGGAGGGAGCATGTGTTTGGGCTCAGGAGTTATGTGTCCAGGGCTAATTTCTTGGGGTCCaagcatgaaattgaaataGAGTGCGGTGGGGGTGTGCTTGTAGTAAAAGTTGATGGTGAAATTAGTCTTGTTATCAAGAAGTTGGCTTGGAAATTTAGAGGCAATGAAAGAATTCATGTTGGCGGGCTAGAAGTTGAATTCTTTTGGGATGTGTTCAATTGGGTCAACAACAACAATTGTAACAATTACGACAGTCTTGGCAGTGCTCCCAGAGGTCATggtgtgtttatttttcaagttggtGATGGTGGAGTGTGGCCTGAAATGGTTGGTCCAGAGAAGAGATTGATCAGGAAGAGCATGTCGATGGCGGGGCCAACATCGACTCCGCGGCCAGTGTCCTTGTCATCGCCTTCTCCGTCGTGCTCTAGTGTGTTGCAATGGGCTGAGGAGAGTGGTGATTGTAGGAGAAGCTCATGCTCTTCATCCACTACCAGGTCGTGTGGGAGCAATAGTGGAGGGTTCTCTTTGCTGTTGTATGCTTGGAGGAAGGATTGA
- the LOC118051369 gene encoding probable serine/threonine-protein kinase WNK9 isoform X1 gives MNGLSHLEPPDYSEFVEVDPTGRYGRYNEILGKGASKTVYRAFDEYEGIEVAWNQVKLYDFLQSPEDLERLYCEIHLLKTLKHKNIMKFYTSWVDTAKRNINFVTEMFTSGTLRQYRLKHRRVNIRAVKHWCRQILRGLLYLHSHDPPVIHRDLKCDNIFVNGNQGEVKIGDLGLAAILRKSHAAHCVGTPEFMAPEVYEEAYNELVDIYSFGMCILEMVTFEYPYSECSHPAQIYKKVISGKKPDALYKVKDPEVRQFVEKCLATVSLRLSAKELLNDPFLQIDGCGSDLRPLEPGIEVHGLGPMMRLPYLELHDNINSYSNGYLNGYGYEAQNEWEYHPAEVEPSGIELFEHHDEHPANVDISIKGKWGDDGGIFLRIRIADKEGRIRNIYFPFDIETDTALSVATEMVAELDINDQDVTKIADMIDGEIAALVPEWKSGPGIEETPCFANQTVCHNCASTRTSNGSFMEFLSNNPCCSHGCASMHGRFGEITFQVDESEDHITEGAPNIVNQPDSSHHQEIWGQQESRQLTPIGSGRSHSDEEFDNFDQPGPEKNAEEIKMENGIPDGGKSFRHHTGYGSCSRLTSLYNDLADNNENEIQQDLRWLKAKYQMELRKLRDEQLGLAVKPSTSRNGEGISSNQVSSSSMSNSFQEDSNGDVSKSLTKQVSHNLHGQASKSCALSDTQRHRNHKLMTRSPRPEDMVTVNNLCTGPLLPHSLHRTTSLPVDAVDV, from the exons ATGAATGGTCTCTCACATCTTGAACCACCTGATTACTCTGAGTTTGTCGAAGTTGATCCAACTGGAAGATATGGCAGA TACAATGAAATCCTTGGCAAAGGAGCTTCAAAGACAGT ATATAGAGCATTTGATGAGTATGAAGGGATTGAAGTTGCCTGGAACCAGGTCAAGCTCTATGATTTCTTGCAAAGTCCTGAAGATCTTGAAAGACTCTACTGTGAGATTCATCTCCTCAAGACATTGAAGCATAAGAACATAATGAAGTTCTACACTTCCTGGGTTGATACTGCTAAGAGGAACATCAACTTCGTGACTGAAATGTTCACTTCTGGGACTTTGAGACA GTATAGACTAAAGCACAGGAGAGTTAACATTAGAGCCGTGAAGCATTGGTGTAGGCAGATCTTGAGAGGGCTTCTTTACCTCCATAGCCATGACCCCCCTGTGATTCACAGAGATCTAAAGtgtgataatatttttgtgaATGGGAACCAAGGAGAAGTGAAGATTGGAGATCTTGGCCTTGCAGCAATTCTTCGAAAATCGCATGCTGCTCACTGTGTTG GAACACCTGAGTTTATGGCTCCAGAAGTGTATGAAGAGGCATACAATGAATTGGTTGATATTTATTCATTTGGAATGTGCATCTTGGAGATGGTCACTTTTGAATATCCCTATAGTGAATGCTCTCATCCCGCTCAAATCTACAAGAAAGTTATCTCT GGGAAAAAACCAGATGCTTTGTACAAAGTAAAGGATCCAGAAGTAAGACAATTTGTTGAGAAATGTTTGGCCACTGTGTCACTTAGGCTATCTGCAAAGGAGTTGTTGAATGACCCTTTTCTCCAAATCGATGGTTGTGGATCTGATTTGAGACCGTTAGAGCCCGGGATTGAAGTTCATGGCTTAGGACCCATGATGAGGCTACCTTATCTTGAGCTTCATGACAATATTAATTCCTACAGTAATGGATACTTAAACGGTTATGGCTATGAGGCTCAAAATGAATGGGAATATCATCCGGCTGAGGTTGAACCGAGTGGAATTGAACTTTTTGAGCATCATGATGAGCATCCTGCAAATGTTGACATAAGTATAAAAGGAAAGTGGGGAGATGACGGTGGTATCTTTTTAAGAATCCGAATTGCAGACAAAGAAG GTCGAATCCGAAACATATATTTCCCATTCGACATTGAAACTGATACAGCATTGAGCGTGGCAACTGAAATGGTTGCTGAACTTGATATCAACGATCAAGATGTGACAAAGATAGCAGATATGATTGATGGGGAGATTGCTGCCTTGGTACCCGAATGGAAGTCAGGGCCAGGCATAGAGGAAACACCCTGCTTTGCAAATCAAACTGTTTGTCACAATTGTGCTTCCACTCGTACCTCTAATGGTTCGTTCATGGAGTTTTTGTCAAATAATCCATGTTGTAGCCATGGTTGTGCTTCAATGCATGGAAGGTTCGGGGAGATCACATTTCAAGTGGATGAATCTGAGGACCATATAACAGAAGGGGCACCAAACATAGTGAACCAACCGGACTCCTCGCACCATCAGGAAATTTGGGGTCAACAAGAAAGCCGGCAGCTTACTCCAATAGGCTCTGGAAGAAGTCATTCGGATGAAGAGTTTGACAATTTTGATCAGCCAGGCCCAGAAAAGAATGCTGAAGAAATAAAGATGGAAAATGGAATTCCTGATGGAGGGAAGTCATTTCGGCACCACACAGGTTATGGTTCCTGTAGCAGACTGACTTCATTGTACAATGACCTCGCAGACAATAATGAGAATGAAATCCAGCAAGACTTGAGATGGCTTAAAGCAAAGTACCAAATGGAATTGAGGAAACTTAGAGATGAACAATTAGGACTCGCAGTGAAACCTTCAACTTCAAGGAATGGAGAAGGGATATCAAGTAATCAGGTTTCTTCATCTTCAATGTCGAATTCATTTCAAGAAGACAGCAATGGAGATGTCTCGAAATCTCTTACCAAGCAGGTCAGTCATAATTTGCATGGTCAAGCCAGTAAGAGCTGCGCTCTTTCGGATACGCAAAGGCACCGGAATCACAAATTAAT
- the LOC118051368 gene encoding uncharacterized protein: protein MSLAVVNETTVTTFVEDMKAFENCVKECFEMLDVDGDGVLSRSELREGFCKLMSLGHESSKKEKIDHLFDTIFDRFDEDQNGSIDPREFKGLIRELMAAMGRGLGNSPVLVALEIDSLLMKAVEHEFGQI, encoded by the coding sequence atgagtttagctgTCGTCAACGAGACAACAGTGACAACATTTGTCGAAGACATGAAAGCATTCGAGAACTGTGTCAAGGAATGTTTCGAGATGCTTGATGTAGACGGCGATGGAGTGCTTTCACGATCTGAGCTTCGTGAGGGATTTTGTAAACTTATGTCATTAGGGCATGAATCCAGCAAGAAAGAGAAGATTGACCATCTTTTCGATACCATTTTCGACAGGTTTGACGAGGATCAAAATGGGAGCATCGATCCTCGAGAGTTCAAGGGCTTGATCAGGGAGCTCATGGCTGCAATGGGACGTGGGTTGGGTAATTCTCCAGTTCTGGTGGCTCTTGAAATAGATAGCTTGCTTATGAAGGCCGTGGAGCATGAATTTGGCCAGATATGA
- the LOC118051369 gene encoding serine/threonine-protein kinase WNK1 isoform X2 yields MAPEVYEEAYNELVDIYSFGMCILEMVTFEYPYSECSHPAQIYKKVISGKKPDALYKVKDPEVRQFVEKCLATVSLRLSAKELLNDPFLQIDGCGSDLRPLEPGIEVHGLGPMMRLPYLELHDNINSYSNGYLNGYGYEAQNEWEYHPAEVEPSGIELFEHHDEHPANVDISIKGKWGDDGGIFLRIRIADKEGRIRNIYFPFDIETDTALSVATEMVAELDINDQDVTKIADMIDGEIAALVPEWKSGPGIEETPCFANQTVCHNCASTRTSNGSFMEFLSNNPCCSHGCASMHGRFGEITFQVDESEDHITEGAPNIVNQPDSSHHQEIWGQQESRQLTPIGSGRSHSDEEFDNFDQPGPEKNAEEIKMENGIPDGGKSFRHHTGYGSCSRLTSLYNDLADNNENEIQQDLRWLKAKYQMELRKLRDEQLGLAVKPSTSRNGEGISSNQVSSSSMSNSFQEDSNGDVSKSLTKQVSHNLHGQASKSCALSDTQRHRNHKLMTRSPRPEDMVTVNNLCTGPLLPHSLHRTTSLPVDAVDV; encoded by the exons ATGGCTCCAGAAGTGTATGAAGAGGCATACAATGAATTGGTTGATATTTATTCATTTGGAATGTGCATCTTGGAGATGGTCACTTTTGAATATCCCTATAGTGAATGCTCTCATCCCGCTCAAATCTACAAGAAAGTTATCTCT GGGAAAAAACCAGATGCTTTGTACAAAGTAAAGGATCCAGAAGTAAGACAATTTGTTGAGAAATGTTTGGCCACTGTGTCACTTAGGCTATCTGCAAAGGAGTTGTTGAATGACCCTTTTCTCCAAATCGATGGTTGTGGATCTGATTTGAGACCGTTAGAGCCCGGGATTGAAGTTCATGGCTTAGGACCCATGATGAGGCTACCTTATCTTGAGCTTCATGACAATATTAATTCCTACAGTAATGGATACTTAAACGGTTATGGCTATGAGGCTCAAAATGAATGGGAATATCATCCGGCTGAGGTTGAACCGAGTGGAATTGAACTTTTTGAGCATCATGATGAGCATCCTGCAAATGTTGACATAAGTATAAAAGGAAAGTGGGGAGATGACGGTGGTATCTTTTTAAGAATCCGAATTGCAGACAAAGAAG GTCGAATCCGAAACATATATTTCCCATTCGACATTGAAACTGATACAGCATTGAGCGTGGCAACTGAAATGGTTGCTGAACTTGATATCAACGATCAAGATGTGACAAAGATAGCAGATATGATTGATGGGGAGATTGCTGCCTTGGTACCCGAATGGAAGTCAGGGCCAGGCATAGAGGAAACACCCTGCTTTGCAAATCAAACTGTTTGTCACAATTGTGCTTCCACTCGTACCTCTAATGGTTCGTTCATGGAGTTTTTGTCAAATAATCCATGTTGTAGCCATGGTTGTGCTTCAATGCATGGAAGGTTCGGGGAGATCACATTTCAAGTGGATGAATCTGAGGACCATATAACAGAAGGGGCACCAAACATAGTGAACCAACCGGACTCCTCGCACCATCAGGAAATTTGGGGTCAACAAGAAAGCCGGCAGCTTACTCCAATAGGCTCTGGAAGAAGTCATTCGGATGAAGAGTTTGACAATTTTGATCAGCCAGGCCCAGAAAAGAATGCTGAAGAAATAAAGATGGAAAATGGAATTCCTGATGGAGGGAAGTCATTTCGGCACCACACAGGTTATGGTTCCTGTAGCAGACTGACTTCATTGTACAATGACCTCGCAGACAATAATGAGAATGAAATCCAGCAAGACTTGAGATGGCTTAAAGCAAAGTACCAAATGGAATTGAGGAAACTTAGAGATGAACAATTAGGACTCGCAGTGAAACCTTCAACTTCAAGGAATGGAGAAGGGATATCAAGTAATCAGGTTTCTTCATCTTCAATGTCGAATTCATTTCAAGAAGACAGCAATGGAGATGTCTCGAAATCTCTTACCAAGCAGGTCAGTCATAATTTGCATGGTCAAGCCAGTAAGAGCTGCGCTCTTTCGGATACGCAAAGGCACCGGAATCACAAATTAAT